One region of Chanodichthys erythropterus isolate Z2021 chromosome 24, ASM2448905v1, whole genome shotgun sequence genomic DNA includes:
- the oaz2a gene encoding LOW QUALITY PROTEIN: ornithine decarboxylase antizyme 2a (The sequence of the model RefSeq protein was modified relative to this genomic sequence to represent the inferred CDS: deleted 1 base in 1 codon) encodes MCNTEESCAVLGSRQRAPGPLWCSDAPLPLTKIPGGRGTGRDLPHSVLHKDEKLTVTQAGSVSGAPPVLHFQYQLSERRFSCWDTVLSDDALYLEIPAGALHNGSKEGFTRLLEFAEEQLKVSYVFLWLHKNRDDRLSIMKTFHYMGFEVVKPGHPLVPARPDLLFMVYSIDSSSSDEE; translated from the exons TTGTGCTGTGCTTGGCTCGAGGCAGCGGGCTCCAGGGCCTCTGTGGTGCTCC GATGCCCCTCTCCCACTAACGAAGATCCCGGGTGGGCGAGGGACAGGCAGGGATCTCCCTCACAGCGTACTTCACAAG GACGAAAAGCTGACAGTGACTCAGGCGGGATCAGTAAGCGGAGCGCCCCCAGTCCTGCACTTCCAGTACCAGCTGAGCGAGCGACGGTTCTCCTGCTGGGACACGGTTCTTTCAGACGATGCACTCTACCTGGAAATCCCTGCCGGAGCTCTCCACAATGGCAGCAAAGAAGG TTTCACCAGGCTTCTGGAGTTTGCAGAGGAGCAGTTGAAAGTCAGCTATGTGTTCCTGTGGCTTCACAAAAACAGAGACGATCGAT TGTCCATCATGAAGACCTTCCACTACATGGGTTTTGAAGTGGTGAAACCTGGTCACCCGCTGGTGCCGGCCCGGCCCGATCTTCTCTTTATGGTCTATTCCATAGACAGCAGTAGTTCTGATGAAGAGTGA